TCCCAATAATTTAATATTTTAATTTTTGCTGTCTGGGTCACGTAATCCCAATTCTTTCATTTTGTTTTGTAATCCTTTACGACTAATACCTAGGATTGCTGCTGCTTTAGTAACATTACCATTAGTTTCATCGAGTGCTTTGACAATAAGATCGCGTTCAATTTCAACGGTAGCCTGCTTTACTATATCTTTCATAGTAGTGTTGCCACTATCGATGGTAGGCATGTTTATGGTTTCGGTTTTAAAGGCAATATTAGGTATACTTGGGGAACTAAAACGGTACTCTAATTGCTTAAAATAATCGGGTAATTCTTTTATTTCTATTTTGCTACTTTCACAAAAAAGCAAAGTACGCTCAATTACATTTTCAAGTTCGCGAATGTTACCAGGCCAAGAATATAAACTGAGTCTTTGTAGGGCTTCTTCACTAATGCCGTTCACATTTTTATTTAATCTTTTGTTGTATTTTTCAATAAAAGCTTGAGTCAGATAAGGGATATCTTCTTTACGCTCGCGTAGCGGTGGCAACGCAATTGGTACAACATTAAGCCGATAGTATAGATCTTCACGAAAACTTCCATCTTCAATTTGCTTAACCAGGTCACGATTTGTTGCAGCAATAACTCGCACATCAACTTTTATGCTGCGAATGCCACCGACACGTTCAAATTCACTTTCTTGCAGAGCGCGTAAAAGTTTAACTTGCATAGCTGTCGGTATTTCAGCAATTTCATCAAGAAATAGCGTACCGCTATCTGCAAGCTCAAAACGTCCAGGTTTAGATGATATTGCGCCAGTAAAGGCCCCGCGTTCGTAACCAAAGAATTCACTCTCCATGAGGTCTTTTGGAATTGCAGCACAATTAACTTTTATAAAAGGTTTGCCTTTGCGTAGTGAATTATCATGAAGTGCAGAAGCGACTAATTCTTTACCGGTACCGCTTTCACCAGTTATGAGAACTGTCGAAGGGGTGGCTGCAACCTTTTCGATAACGCCGTAAATCTCACGCATTCGTGATGATTCACCAATTATTTGATAACGACCACCTGAATCACCACTATCGACTAGGTGCGTTTGTGTAATTGAATGCACAGAAGCTGCTTTACGCACAGATAGCTTTAATTCATCGCGATCAAAAGGTTTAGTGATATAGTCAAAGGCGCCTTCTTTCATAGCGCTTACTGCAGTATCTACACTTCCGTGAGCAGTAATGACAATAACTGGTAAACTGGGATCGATGGTTTTAACTAAACGAAGCAGTTCTAAACCATCCATACCAGGCATACGCAGATCTGTGATTAGGATGTCGATATCATTTGAATTAAGAACATCTATAGCAGCTTCACCATTAGCAACCGCTAAGGTTTCATAACCCTCACGTTTTAATAATGCACACAGAACTTTGCGCAGGTTTGATTCATCATCTGCAATTAGTACTGTAGTCAAAGTTAGTCACCTTATCGAATGAATAGTTTACGAAAATCTGTAAAATCATTTGGCAATACCCCTATAGTTTCAAGAAGGGAATACTGGACGATAATTTTTTATTTTAAAATGCTGCTGATTGTTTAGCGAAAATATTTAACTGTAAGCGTTTTGCAAAAAATTATTGAATAATTAATAGTTATAGTGACTCAGTAAATTCAGTCGTGATAGACTTTGTATCAAGTCGTTTATGGCCAATAGTGGACGATGATATGCAAAAAGAGATTAAGCCTGAAAATGAAATAAAGCCATCGAATAACGAATTGCTTGAATTTTTGTCTAATGTACCTGCGGTTTCACAAGATAAAAGTATTAAATCAAGTTCGGTTTCACAAAAAGATAATCATATTGAATCAACATTAACTGCTAAAAAAGAAAGCAAAATTGCGAGTATCCATACTGCTAAAGATAATGCTAATAATTTGTTATTGTTACAAAAGCGTAAATTGACTTTGCCAACGTTTCAAAAAAACTTTAAATATTCAAATGATGGTGTTCTGGCAAATCATTTCAGGTGGATGAATTTGATGTCAAATAAT
The sequence above is drawn from the Deltaproteobacteria bacterium genome and encodes:
- a CDS encoding sigma-54-dependent Fis family transcriptional regulator, encoding MTTVLIADDESNLRKVLCALLKREGYETLAVANGEAAIDVLNSNDIDILITDLRMPGMDGLELLRLVKTIDPSLPVIVITAHGSVDTAVSAMKEGAFDYITKPFDRDELKLSVRKAASVHSITQTHLVDSGDSGGRYQIIGESSRMREIYGVIEKVAATPSTVLITGESGTGKELVASALHDNSLRKGKPFIKVNCAAIPKDLMESEFFGYERGAFTGAISSKPGRFELADSGTLFLDEIAEIPTAMQVKLLRALQESEFERVGGIRSIKVDVRVIAATNRDLVKQIEDGSFREDLYYRLNVVPIALPPLRERKEDIPYLTQAFIEKYNKRLNKNVNGISEEALQRLSLYSWPGNIRELENVIERTLLFCESSKIEIKELPDYFKQLEYRFSSPSIPNIAFKTETINMPTIDSGNTTMKDIVKQATVEIERDLIVKALDETNGNVTKAAAILGISRKGLQNKMKELGLRDPDSKN